The Hevea brasiliensis isolate MT/VB/25A 57/8 chromosome 1, ASM3005281v1, whole genome shotgun sequence genome has a window encoding:
- the LOC110668971 gene encoding uncharacterized protein LOC110668971, protein MRPQRRPIHAVTSWVRRQPPKVKAFLAVVLGMAALVFLRFIVHDHDSLFIAAEAVHSIGIIVLIYKLMKERTCAGLSLKSQELTAMFLAVRLYCSFVMEYDIHTVLDLATLATTLWVIYMIRFKLKSSYMEDKDNFAIYYVALPCAILALLIHPSTSHNLVNRIFWAFCVYLEAVSVLPQLRVMQNTKIVEPFTAHYVFALGVARFLSCAHWVLQVLDSRGRLLVALGYGLWPSMVLLSEIVQTFILADFCYYYVKSVFGGRLVLRLPSGVV, encoded by the exons ATGAGGCCGCAGAGAAGGCCAATACACGCCGTCACGTCATGGGTGCGCCGACAGCCGCCCAAGGTCAAGGCTTTTTTGGCCGTGGTGTTGGGGATGGCGGCTCTCGTTTTCCTTAGATTCATCGTACATGACCATGACAGTCTCTTTATCGCTGCTGAGGCTGTCCATTCTATCGGTATCATTGTCCTTATATATAAGCTTATGAAGGAGAGAACTTGCGCTG GACTATCACTCAAGTCCCAGGAATTGACAGCTATGTTTTTAGCTGTCAGACTGTATTGCAGCTTTGTGATGGAATATGATATACATACCGTACTTGACTTGGCTACATTGGCAACAACTTTGTGGGTTATTTATATGATCCGTTTCAAATTGAAGTCTAGTTATATGGAGGACAAAGATAACTTTGCAATATATTATGTG GCGCTACCCTGTGCTATTCTAGCACTTCTTATTCATCCATCAACATCTCATAATTTAGTGAACAGGATTTTTTGGGCATTCTGTGTATACCTGGAAGCTGTATCAGTGCTACCTCAGTTGCGGGTCATGCAGAATACAAAG ATAGTTGAACCATTCACTGCTCATTATGTATTTGCATTGGGTGTTGCAAGGTTCTTGAGTTGTGCCCATTGGGTTCTCCAG GTTTTAGATAGTCGTGGACGCTTGCTGGTAGCCTTGGGGTATGGATTATGGCCTTCTATGGTTCTTTTGTCAGAAATTGTCCAGACTTTCATCTTAGCAGACTTCTGTTATTATTATGTCAAGAG TGTGTTTGGAGGACGGCTTGTTCTCCGCCTTCCCTCAGGAGTGGTGTGA